One Orcinus orca chromosome 8, mOrcOrc1.1, whole genome shotgun sequence genomic window, GGGGGTCACCCTCTCTGCCATGATGAGGAAGGAAAGCTTCTGCAGCTCTGGAgaggggccagggaagggggCCTCACAGTCTGGTGACAATGCAGACCTCCCTAAGTCTCCTTTCTTCTCTACAGTGCATGCCAGGGACACGGCCCATCTTCCTCACCTCTTCATGCCCACACTCATCTTATTGTTCCATCCATATGAAGATATGGAAAGGAAGATAAAGCCTCTCCACCTTCCTATTTCCGTGCTGCTCCAACAAAACAAAGTCTCCATTCCATATTGCTTCAGGAaacagaagacacacacacacacacacacacacacacacacacacacacacacacaatgtcagTACCATACAAAGCTCTGGTCTTAATGTTACTATTCTAACAGCCAACTCCCTTCGCAGCTGGTAATTATAGGTCCCTTTTAGAGTCCCCACCCAACCACCCATTTTTAATATCCTAAGGGTGCTCACCTGAAATCTCCCTTATTCTGACGAAGATCTTTCCAAAGGTCATGCAGAGCCCTATTCCCAGGCCACTTTGCCATAATCGATCCAGTGCTGGGTGGCAAAATTGATGGCTTCCGCGCAGTTGAAGCCAGAGTGGTAGCCATAGGGAAACGTCACCATGAACTCTGCAGCCTCCTGAGTGACCCGATCGAAGGGGATGCCGTTGTCCTTGAGGACCTTGGCCAAGAAGAGAGCCACCTTGTGCTGCAGGAAGGCCTTACAGCCCCGTGAGCTGCCCGGGAAAAGCTCCCTGGCCAGGCATTCCAGACGACAGCCGTGCTCCGGGGGCACCGCGTACCAAGTCTTGGGCTCCCCAAAGTGCAGGTAGTTGATGCTGTAAAGGTCCATGTCCTCCGTGTGCCAGGCGAAGGCGGTCTTCCACATGCCGAAGTACAGGTAGGGGGTGTTGACACCATCGATGACCACTCTGCACTCCTGTTCCAGCAGGTCCTGAATGGTTCCCAGGTGTCCAAGGTTCCACTGCTTCGTGTTTTCATCGAATAAGGAGCCACTGACGTCCGCACCGTATACTGGTGAATCATAGGGGCGTGTTTTCCAATATTTTCGCTCCAGATCCTGAAAATCAGAGTAGAATGGAGTCTGGTGTCATTCGCTGTTTGTTAAGCGGCGATACTC contains:
- the LOC101282712 gene encoding LOW QUALITY PROTEIN: lysine-specific demethylase 4D-like (The sequence of the model RefSeq protein was modified relative to this genomic sequence to represent the inferred CDS: substituted 1 base at 1 genomic stop codon) encodes the protein RKYREEVTPQHSQVSKAYLRSWQSVAYSVAATQSKHFGSQNPSCKITIVHPTMEEFEDFSKYIAMEWQGAHRAGLAKVIPPKGWKARQTYDDTDDILIAAPLRQVTTGQAGVFTEHHKKKKAMTVSEYRRLTNSEXHQTPFYSDFQDLERKYWKTRPYDSPVYGADVSGSLFDENTKQWNLGHLGTIQDLLEQECRVVIDGVNTPYLYFGMWKTAFAWHTEDMDLYSINYLHFGEPKTWYAVPPEHGCRLECLARELFPGSSRGCKAFLQHKVALFLAKVLKDNGIPFDRVTQEAAEFMVTFPYGYHSGFNCAEAINFATQHWIDYGKVAWE